A window of the Brassica napus cultivar Da-Ae chromosome C5, Da-Ae, whole genome shotgun sequence genome harbors these coding sequences:
- the LOC106452113 gene encoding uncharacterized protein LOC106452113: MQPFHFDYWMLSLVRWQPRKERNYPSEITFWVKVLGVPLEFWAAQTFESIGEALGEWLEVDMDHGRIKVKLDGYKELRFEITVDFKGGEFHDGEEALISLRYEKLFGYCHICFSLCHKTELCLLNPKSLERKKESRDAISGKQGDRARSYKGVVINGNSGYHDKEKEHIDYVGKGKGKMYEEPESKWVKVPERDNTRTSNNRYSGRGDEGGSRNRNLIWETVRNHHPEERGRASRCKNTPALVGTLKVSVASENVEKAVALVNDTVGHRNQKLDEDVMDFDEHGVDVEGQDEVLCDAGRVEETEEEIEETDTFPEDLNAIT, from the coding sequence ATGCAGCCTTTTCATTTTGACTACTGGATGCTCTCACTGGTCCGTTGGCAACCGAGGAAGGAGCGTAACTACCCTTCGGAGATTACATTTTGGGTTAAAGTCCTAGGTGTTCCTCTCGAATTTTGGGCTGCTCAGACGTTCGAGAGCATTGGTGAGGCTCTCGGGGAGTGGCTGGAAGTGGATATGGATCATGGGAGGATCAAAGTGAAGCTTGACGGCTACAAGGAGTTACGGTTTGAGATCACTGTTGATTTCAAGGGTGGAGAGTTTCATGATGGGGAAGAGGCTTTGATTTCACTCAGGTATGAGAAGCTGTTTGGCTACTGCCACATCTGCTTTAGTCTTTGCCATAAGACGGAGTTGTGCCTGTTGAATCCAAAGAGtttggaaagaaagaaagagagcaGAGATGCGATCTCGGGTAAACAGGGTGATCGAGCAAGGAGCTATAAGGGAGTGGTGATAAATGGCAACTCTGGTTATCATGATAAGGAAAAGGAACACATAGACTATGTCGGGAAGGGGAAGGGCAAGATGTATGAAGAGCCGGAATCAAAATGGGTTAAGGTACCTGAGAGAGACAATACAAGAACTTCTAACAATCGCTATAGTGGCAGAGGGGATGAAGGAGGCTCTCGCAATAGAAATCTCATCTGGGAAACAGTTAGAAATCATCATCCAGAGGAACGTGGCAGAGCATCTCGCTGTAAGAACACTCCGGCTCTGGTAGGTACTCTAAAGGTATCTGTCGCTTCTGAGAATGTGGAGAAAGCTGTAGCGTTAGTTAATGATACAGTGGGACATAGGAATCAAAAGCTAGATGAGGATGTAATGGATTTTGATGAACATGGGGTTGACGTAGAGGGACAAGATGAGGTTCTCTGTGATGCTGGACGGGTtgaagaaactgaggaagaGATCGAGGAAACTGATACCTTTCCTGAGGATCTGAATGCGATCACATAG
- the LOC106452114 gene encoding rapid alkalinization factor 23: MFLFHQSSCTEKNMRGLSRNSGTAAILAIFAILAVQHLTVAADFLPLETECRGTIAECSVSAALGEEGDLFYGGGMGAEFEMDSEINRRMLANRRYISYGALRRNSVPCSRRGASYYNCRRGAHANPYSRGCSVITRCRR; this comes from the coding sequence ATGTTTCTCTTTCATCAAAGTTCGTGCACTGAAAAAAATATGAGAGGACTCTCCAGAAACTCCGGCACCGCGGCGATTCTCGCGATCTTTGCAATCCTCGCCGTTCAGCACTTGACCGTAGCCGCTGATTTCCTTCCGTTGGAGACAGAGTGCCGCGGTACCATCGCCGAGTGCTCGGTTTCCGCCGCGCTCGGAGAAGAAGGAGATCTATTCTACGGCGGAGGAATGGGAGCAGAGTTCGAGATGGACTCGGAGATCAACCGGCGCATGTTAGCGAACAGGAGGTACATCAGCTACGGTGCGCTGAGGAGAAACAGTGTACCTTGCTCACGACGCGGCGCATCTTACTACAATTGCCGACGTGGCGCTCACGCCAACCCTTACTCTCGCGGCTGCAGTGTCATCACTCGCTGCCGGCGATAA